From the Kitasatospora viridis genome, one window contains:
- a CDS encoding SCO2522 family protein: METTFREASADPRTAALPLAHLSLELGHLYMDDFAAGPVRLREHFARIRPWVDAARESCAGAVGRRPRISTCFLIDDYFTRFSSPAEVVPQIVEEAARAGLVIDYLARESACAEAGPVRPAQLVEARLVPSPPPGSTGSRPPATETGWLSNGERSPVDSLAEAMSETAGWRPPREIEARRHSVFLDVELWDEQHGRRTWSCPFLAAVWQLLRLGLLRDQGQEVLRPAEAPQDLPGSWDALAPLVRLNPGAAPFAAYRTFSVLAGRFLPIEHAVAVILDQWSPEEAVLRQLAERARQEGVALPDGVRARVEYLFTGPS, translated from the coding sequence ATGGAGACGACATTCCGGGAGGCCTCGGCCGACCCGCGCACGGCGGCGCTGCCGCTGGCCCACCTCTCGCTGGAGCTGGGCCACCTCTACATGGACGACTTCGCGGCCGGCCCGGTGCGGCTGCGCGAGCACTTCGCCCGGATCCGCCCGTGGGTCGACGCGGCCCGGGAGAGCTGCGCCGGTGCGGTGGGCAGGCGGCCGCGGATCAGCACCTGCTTCCTGATCGACGACTACTTCACCCGCTTCTCCTCGCCCGCCGAGGTGGTGCCGCAGATCGTCGAGGAGGCGGCCCGGGCCGGCCTGGTGATCGACTACCTGGCCCGCGAGTCCGCGTGCGCCGAGGCCGGTCCGGTCCGGCCCGCACAGCTGGTCGAGGCCCGGCTGGTGCCCTCCCCGCCACCCGGCAGCACCGGCTCCCGGCCGCCCGCCACCGAGACCGGCTGGCTGAGCAACGGCGAGCGATCGCCGGTGGACTCGCTGGCCGAGGCGATGAGCGAGACCGCCGGCTGGCGCCCGCCCCGGGAGATCGAGGCCCGCCGGCACTCGGTCTTCCTGGACGTCGAGCTCTGGGACGAACAGCACGGCAGGCGCACCTGGTCCTGCCCGTTCCTGGCCGCCGTCTGGCAACTGCTCCGCCTGGGGCTGCTGCGCGACCAGGGCCAGGAGGTGCTGCGGCCGGCCGAGGCGCCGCAGGACCTCCCCGGATCCTGGGACGCGCTGGCCCCGCTGGTCCGGCTCAACCCGGGCGCCGCGCCGTTCGCCGCCTACCGCACCTTCTCGGTGCTGGCCGGACGGTTCCTGCCGATCGAGCACGCCGTCGCGGTGATCCTGGACCAGTGGTCGCCGGAGGAGGCGGTGCTGCGGCAACTCGCCGAACGGGCCCGGCAGGAGGGCGTGGCGCTGCCCGACGGCGTGCGGGCCCGGGTCGAGTACCTGTTCACCGGACCGTCATGA
- a CDS encoding geranylgeranyl reductase family protein, producing MTENTVESSADVIVVGAGPAGSATAYYLAQSGLDVLLLEKTEFPREKVCGDGLTPRATKQLVDMGIDVSTGNGWLHNRGLRIIAGGVRLELDWPELSSFPDYGLVRKRADFDELLARQAEKAGARLYEKCNVSGPVLDRSGRITGVTAKVGADKREVEFHAPLVVAADGNSTRLSLAMGLHRREDRPMGVAYRTYFTSPRSSDDYLESWLELWDTRGGERKLLPGYGWVFGMGDGTSNVGLGILDSSPAFGELDWREVLKSWCASMPAEWGYTPENMTDPIRGAALPMAFNRQPHYTRGLMLVGDAGGMVNPFNGEGIAYAMESGQIAARTIIQAQARVTPAGRERALQAYPAILKDTYGGYYNLGRAFVKLIGNPKVMQIATQRGLTHPMLMRFTLKLLANLTDPQGGDAMDRIINGLTRVTPTA from the coding sequence GTGACCGAGAACACCGTCGAGAGCAGTGCTGACGTCATCGTGGTCGGCGCGGGACCGGCGGGCTCGGCCACCGCGTACTACCTGGCCCAGAGCGGGCTGGACGTGCTGTTGCTGGAGAAGACGGAGTTCCCGCGGGAGAAGGTGTGCGGTGACGGTCTGACGCCGCGGGCCACCAAGCAGTTGGTGGACATGGGGATCGACGTGTCGACCGGGAACGGGTGGCTGCACAACCGGGGGCTGCGGATCATCGCGGGTGGGGTGCGGCTGGAGCTGGACTGGCCGGAGCTGTCGTCGTTCCCGGACTACGGGCTGGTGCGCAAGCGGGCCGACTTCGACGAGTTGCTGGCGCGTCAGGCGGAGAAGGCCGGGGCGCGGTTGTACGAGAAGTGCAACGTCTCCGGGCCGGTGCTGGACCGGAGCGGGCGGATCACCGGGGTCACCGCGAAGGTGGGGGCGGACAAGCGGGAGGTCGAGTTCCACGCGCCGCTGGTGGTCGCGGCGGACGGCAACTCCACCCGGCTGTCGCTGGCGATGGGTCTGCACCGGCGCGAGGACCGGCCGATGGGTGTCGCCTACCGGACGTACTTCACCTCGCCGCGGTCCTCGGACGACTACCTGGAGTCCTGGCTGGAGCTGTGGGACACCCGGGGCGGCGAGCGCAAGCTGCTGCCCGGGTACGGGTGGGTCTTCGGCATGGGGGACGGCACCTCCAACGTGGGCCTGGGCATCCTGGACTCCTCGCCGGCCTTCGGTGAGCTGGACTGGCGCGAGGTGCTGAAGTCCTGGTGCGCCTCGATGCCGGCGGAGTGGGGCTACACCCCGGAGAACATGACGGACCCGATCCGCGGTGCGGCGCTGCCGATGGCCTTCAACAGGCAGCCGCACTACACCCGCGGCCTGATGCTGGTGGGCGACGCGGGCGGCATGGTCAACCCGTTCAACGGCGAGGGCATCGCCTACGCGATGGAATCCGGCCAGATCGCGGCCCGCACCATCATCCAGGCCCAGGCCCGGGTCACCCCGGCGGGCCGGGAGCGCGCGCTGCAGGCCTACCCGGCGATCCTCAAGGACACCTACGGGGGTTACTACAACCTCGGCCGCGCCTTCGTGAAGCTGATCGGCAACCCGAAGGTGATGCAGATCGCCACCCAGCGCGGGCTCACCCACCCGATGCTGATGCGCTTCACCCTCAAGCTGCTCGCGAACCTCACCGACCCGCAGGGCGGCGACGCGATGGACCGGATCATCAACGGCCTGACCCGGGTGACCCCGACGGCCTGA
- a CDS encoding SCO2523 family variant P-loop protein, which yields MLVFATSDKGGTGRSVTSANVAYRRALHGDDVCYLDFDFGSPTSAAVFDVPTALRGADHSGLHSYLRGECAEPRRVDVWGESESPALRRRPAGSGQLVLLPGDRGGGEFVLGPDTPRRCAELFLRLEEEFEIVLVDLSAGRSYAAQLVLEATSLPELAGLTARWLVFHRWTRQHIIAAAGLVYGERGIMATATSRGHDAASMRDSVRFVRAAVPDVRSPMFTDLRPAQAQWLSICDEELNRLAAQHRLGPTLTLGKVPLDPVLQWREQLITDDDVLLHQVANVETAQAFADLAVALTDHRRWQSPL from the coding sequence GTGCTGGTCTTCGCGACCTCCGACAAGGGCGGCACCGGCCGCTCGGTCACCAGCGCCAACGTGGCCTACCGCCGGGCCCTGCACGGCGACGACGTCTGCTACCTGGACTTCGACTTCGGCTCGCCGACCAGCGCGGCCGTCTTCGACGTGCCGACCGCGCTGCGCGGCGCCGACCACTCCGGTCTGCACTCCTACCTGCGCGGCGAGTGCGCCGAGCCGCGCCGGGTGGACGTCTGGGGCGAGTCGGAGAGCCCGGCGCTGCGTCGCCGGCCGGCCGGCTCCGGCCAGCTGGTGCTGCTGCCCGGCGACCGGGGCGGCGGCGAGTTCGTGCTCGGCCCGGACACGCCGCGCCGCTGCGCCGAGCTCTTCCTGCGCCTGGAGGAGGAGTTCGAGATCGTCCTGGTCGACCTCAGCGCCGGCCGCTCCTACGCCGCCCAGCTCGTCCTGGAGGCCACCTCGCTGCCCGAGCTGGCCGGCCTGACGGCCCGTTGGCTGGTCTTCCACCGGTGGACCCGGCAGCACATCATCGCCGCCGCCGGATTGGTCTACGGCGAACGGGGCATCATGGCCACGGCGACCTCCCGGGGCCACGACGCGGCGTCGATGCGGGACTCGGTCCGGTTCGTCCGGGCGGCCGTGCCCGACGTCAGGTCACCGATGTTCACCGACCTGCGCCCGGCCCAGGCGCAGTGGTTGAGCATCTGCGACGAGGAGCTCAACCGGCTCGCCGCCCAGCACCGGCTCGGCCCGACCCTGACCCTCGGCAAGGTCCCGCTGGACCCGGTCCTGCAGTGGCGCGAGCAACTGATCACCGACGACGACGTACTGCTGCACCAGGTGGCCAACGTGGAGACCGCGCAGGCCTTCGCGGACCTGGCGGTGGCACTGACCGACCACCGGCGCTGGCAGTCGCCGTTGTGA
- a CDS encoding DUF6879 family protein — translation MPPLLRKILTTTVSGGTTLLITVLTKQELIPSVNLSVLVGSVALLVEFLVEFDARLTETEQAVAERTEQMRALVTEGFAQVNRATALYDQLQKAPLANGVMTQLAENLAGLGGEHPPIVSAFTQRELRRLADLMKELKAGQAAYDGEDQDWLLTLTHSSAIGIDAISTAVDTGFWSTELGRRYLEAQRAAVRRGVPVRRVFVVRGAEPQELAEIERAGRTHQQLGLEVRVLEVTALPPWARRPMSDFIVFDRAVSYEVQTDTSGRQDDGTGPELMVASTLLVLREEQVNRRIQRFEYLWAVARPLDGPTP, via the coding sequence GTGCCGCCGCTGCTCCGGAAGATCCTCACCACCACCGTCTCGGGCGGCACCACGCTGCTGATCACGGTGCTGACCAAGCAGGAGCTGATCCCGAGCGTCAACCTCTCGGTGCTGGTCGGCTCGGTCGCGCTGCTGGTCGAGTTCCTGGTCGAGTTCGACGCCCGGCTGACCGAGACCGAGCAGGCCGTCGCCGAACGCACCGAGCAGATGCGGGCCCTGGTCACCGAGGGCTTCGCCCAGGTCAACCGGGCCACCGCGCTCTACGACCAGCTGCAGAAGGCCCCGCTCGCCAACGGGGTGATGACCCAGCTGGCCGAGAACCTGGCCGGCCTCGGTGGTGAGCACCCGCCGATCGTCAGCGCCTTCACGCAGCGCGAACTGCGCCGGCTGGCCGACCTGATGAAGGAGCTGAAGGCCGGTCAGGCCGCCTACGACGGCGAGGACCAGGACTGGCTGCTCACCCTCACGCACAGCTCCGCCATCGGCATCGACGCGATCAGCACCGCCGTGGACACCGGCTTCTGGAGCACCGAGCTGGGCCGCCGGTACCTGGAGGCGCAGCGCGCGGCGGTGCGGCGCGGGGTGCCGGTGCGGCGGGTCTTCGTGGTGCGCGGGGCCGAGCCGCAGGAGTTGGCCGAGATCGAGCGGGCCGGGCGGACCCACCAGCAGCTCGGCCTGGAGGTGCGGGTGCTGGAGGTCACGGCGCTGCCGCCGTGGGCCCGGCGGCCGATGTCCGACTTCATCGTCTTCGACCGGGCGGTCAGCTACGAGGTGCAGACCGACACCAGCGGACGGCAGGACGACGGGACCGGACCGGAACTGATGGTGGCCAGCACCCTGCTGGTGCTCCGGGAGGAGCAGGTCAACCGGCGGATCCAGCGGTTCGAGTACCTCTGGGCAGTCGCCCGGCCCCTCGACGGGCCCACACCGTAG
- a CDS encoding SCO2521 family protein has protein sequence MTGPEERTGVLLGEVRTGLLQHSVELSRPAALQLLDLRHGERVRSSTRPNQQVRSPDLLTGVDCPLPTGSRRAVRGVGTALTHAVLTEGRVLQASVRARVGERGAGLRLPWGHYLARPGTVEPTGPVTDADLVGGHLLTGPPAGRLDLGALAERLLTDLQGRPQLDRRAPFKSRRTRLLWSCEPGPPAARFTIEDGTLRTLRLSLEQADPEAVTAFCEDLALHDWLLTTLVQLVDRSGLGSVPGAEPVLRLRPAVNHLLHLWMPGARVDRVLAQVWGHLESSPGFTRQWAAAVQRIRDQLALQAVGLAAPVGER, from the coding sequence ATGACCGGCCCCGAGGAGCGGACCGGAGTGCTGCTGGGCGAGGTCCGCACCGGCCTGCTCCAGCACTCCGTCGAGCTCTCCCGCCCCGCCGCGCTGCAACTGCTCGACCTGCGCCACGGCGAGCGGGTGCGCAGCTCCACCCGGCCCAACCAGCAGGTGCGCTCGCCCGACCTGCTGACCGGGGTGGACTGCCCGCTGCCCACCGGCTCCCGGCGGGCGGTGCGCGGGGTCGGCACCGCCCTGACGCACGCCGTGCTCACCGAGGGGCGGGTGCTGCAGGCCTCGGTGCGGGCGAGGGTCGGCGAGCGGGGAGCCGGGCTCCGGCTGCCCTGGGGGCACTACCTGGCCCGCCCCGGCACGGTGGAGCCGACCGGGCCGGTGACCGACGCGGACCTGGTGGGCGGCCACCTGCTGACCGGTCCGCCGGCCGGCCGACTGGACCTCGGGGCGCTCGCCGAGCGGCTGCTGACGGACCTCCAGGGCCGACCGCAGCTGGACCGCCGGGCACCGTTCAAGTCCCGCCGCACCCGGCTGCTGTGGAGCTGTGAGCCGGGCCCGCCGGCGGCCCGCTTCACCATCGAGGACGGCACCCTGCGCACCCTGCGGCTCAGCCTGGAGCAGGCGGACCCGGAGGCCGTCACCGCGTTCTGCGAGGACCTGGCGCTGCACGACTGGCTGCTGACCACCCTGGTCCAGCTGGTCGACCGCAGCGGCCTCGGCTCGGTGCCCGGTGCCGAGCCGGTGCTGCGGCTGCGCCCGGCCGTGAACCACCTGCTGCACCTGTGGATGCCCGGCGCCCGGGTGGACCGGGTGCTGGCCCAGGTGTGGGGGCACCTGGAGAGCAGTCCCGGCTTCACCCGCCAGTGGGCGGCCGCCGTCCAACGGATCCGCGACCAGCTGGCGTTGCAGGCCGTCGGGCTGGCGGCGCCGGTAGGCGAACGCTAG